The following DNA comes from Neosynechococcus sphagnicola sy1.
AATATGTAGACTTCACGGGTGGTGAACCTTTACTGCGCTCAGATGTAGGAGCAATCTATACTGAGGCCAAGCGTCAGGGATTCTACACCACCATGACGACCAACACCATTCTGTACCCAAAGCGGGCAAAAGAAATTCAAGGGCTGGTAGATTTCTTGAATTTTTCTCTGGATGGTTCTGATGCCGAAACCCATGACCAGTCTCGGGGGGTGAAAATTTTTGACACCCTCGTGGAGTCTGTGGCGATCGCCCAAGACTTGGGTGAATTTCCGGTGCTCAATCACACGGTAACAGCCCAGAACTATCAGCGCATCAGTGAGGTGGCGGAATTAGGGCAGCGCCTGAATGTACGCATCTGGCTGAATCCTGCTTTTACGGCCCACAGTCACTACAACTCCAAAAAGAACCCGACCCCAGAAATGGTGGCAGCCATTGAGTCTGCTGCACGGCAGTATAGTGGTTTGGGCTATAACAAGGCGGCTCTTGCTTTCATTCAAGCGGGGGGCAACGATACCCAGAATCCACGTTGCAAAGCCGTGGATGCCGTGATTGCGATTTCACCGGATAACAAGCTGCTCCTCCCCTGCTATCACTTTGCTCAAACCGGCGTTCCCATTGAAGGCCGACTCTATGACCTGTATCGTCAGTCCGAGGTGGTGGAGTCATACCGACAATCTCAAGGTAAACTATCAGTGTGCGAAGGTTGCACAGTCTGGTGTTACCTGATCCCCAGCTTTTTCATGGGGATGGACAAATACTGGTGGTTAAACCAAGTGACCTATGCCAGCGAATTCTTGGCCCGAAAACGATTCTTGCAACGAGTTTGAGGCGATAGATACTCTGCTTGCGGAGCTCTCGACCTTTAGCGAAGCGGATGAAACCCCTCATCCAGTTCAGGGGCAGTTTCAAGGTCGCCGTCGTAAGGCGGCGATCGTCCTAGTGATCATTTGGAGTGGTACCATTGCCCTCCACTTAGTTTCTTGGGGCATCTGGTTAGTCCTAGCCTTAACCACGGTCATGGGGGTTCATGCCCTGCGCATCTTACTGGCTCGTCCTCTGTCAGTGTCTGAATGGACGACGGCGAGCAAACCTGAGACGGACACCCTGGCTGAAACCTGGCCGCTGATTTCCTTACTGGTCGCCGCCAAAAATGAAGAGGCTGTGATTGGGAATCTGATTCGTACCCTTTGTAATCTGGACTATCCCGTCAGTCGCTACGAACTCTGGGTGATCGATGACAACAGTACGGATCAAACCCCTGTCATCTTGGAGCAGTTCACTGGAAAATATCCCCAACTGAAAGTATTACGACGTCCCCCCGGTGCTTCTGGGGGTAAATCCGGTGCCTTAAACCAAGTGTTGCCCCTGACCATGGGTGACATCGTTGGAGTCTTTGATGCCGATGCCCAGGTGACACCGGATCTCCTCCAACGTTTGTTGCCTCTGTTTGTCCGTCCAGCCGTGGGCGCGGTTCAGGTACGTAAAGATATTGCCAATGCCCCTACCAATCTTTGGACCCAGGGACAGGCAGCGGAAATGGCTCTGGATTCTTACTTTCAGCAGCAGCGAGTTGCCATTGGCGGTATTGGGGAGTTGCGCGGCAATGGTCAATTTGTCCGCCGCACGGCTCTGGAAGGATGTGGGGGTTGGAATGAGGAGACGATTACAGATGACTTGGATCTCACCCTGCGCCTCCATCTTCACAACTGGGATGTTGACTTTCTCCTCGCGCCCGCCGTGTCTGAGGAGGGGGTGACCCGTGCGATCTCCCTTTGGCACCAGCGAAATCGTTGGGCAGAAGGGGGATTCCAGCGTTATCTAGACTATTGGCAACTGTTATTCCAGAATCGCTTGGGCAAAGCTAAAACCTTTGATCTCATCTTGTTTTGGATCACGCAATATCTGTTGCCAACAGCTGCCATTCCCGATTCCTTAATGGCGATCGCCCGCAGTCGCCTTCCAATCTTGACTCCCATTACCGCCCTGACGATTGGGCTTTCCCTGGCGGGGATGTTCTTGGGTCTGCGGCGGATTCAGCAACGTTCCTACGTCACCACCCTTCTACAAACCCTCTACGGCACTTTTTATATGCTGCACTGGCTGGTCATTGTTGCCAGTGTCACGATGCGGATGTCCATTCGTCCCAAGCGTCTAAAGTGGATAAAGACAATACACCAGGGTTCCCACACCGCTGAGGTCGGTCAGTCCCAGAACTAGGGAGCGATGGCCGAAGGCCTCTCTAGAGAACGGAGGAGCAGCTCCGCCAATGACCATCGCAGCCTAGCCATCCTCGATTCAGAAGGAAGTTTCGCCATCCCCATCTGGCTCTTCCCAGATGGGCAGAGGATCGCTGGCGATCGCTTCGGGAGCGGTTGATCCCGACTCTAGACTTACGATCTGGCCGCGAAAAAAATCGGCCAAGCTCTTGGCGGCTCGGGTAACTTCGTCCTCGGGTTGCCAGGTGAAGCTCTGGCTCAAACCTGCTGTGGGGGTGGGTGGTACCTCTGAGTCTTGAGGTTCTGGTGTCGAAGGCGGAGTTGCCGCTTCCCCTATTTTCGGAGGAGGGGCGGCGGCAGCCATCGGCAGTGAATGGGAAGCAAGGGTTGGCGGCGGCGGGGCGACCAGAGGTGGCAGCGGCATCTCATTTACCGGGGCGCGATTCTGGTACTGTCCATTGTCAATGGGCAGAGGTGCGGGAGTCAGGGGCTGCTCGGGAGAACTGGCAACCTCTAGGGTGACTTTAACCTTGCGCTGGAAAACTTTTTCAAAGGCTGCTTCCAGATTGGGAAGTTTTCCCTGGGTAATCTTGAGGAGGGGCTGGGAACTAACCGCAACCCTGGCGTCCTGGCTCCGAAACGCTAGCAAGCGACACTGTTGTCGGACCAGTACCTGGGTTGAATAGGGTTGCACCTCCTCAATCACCGTATTCCAGATCTGGGTGAGTTCGGTTGTGGCATCTAGCTGCGGATCGGCGAAGTCAGAGGGTTTTGGAGCTGCTTCTGTCAGCGATTGCTGCGGTATTGGGGCGAGGCTTGTCTTGGGGGGCTGAGGTGGAGATGATGACGTGATTGCAGCTGGCGGCGTTAGCGGAGGGGTCGCAAGACTGGCGGATGCTGGAGGTGGGGCTTGGGATTTTAGGGACAGGATTTGGGCTGAAGGAAGTAACCCCATCAGGGTGACCTCTAGCCACAGGCGCGGCTGGGTGGTGTTTTTGATTTGCAGTTCTGCGGTTCGTAGATGTTGCTGCCCTACTAGAATGGTTGCCAGATCAAACCCCTGGACAAATTCACAGAGTTGTAACCAGGTGGGGGCCGTAATGGCTACCAAGTCCTGGCGAGTGGGGGCGGTCTTGGCAATCAGCAAGTCCCGGTAAAAGCTAGCTAAATTTTGGAGCACAATCAGGGGTTCCCGACCCCGATCCATCAGGTGGCGAGCCTGATCGAGGATCTGTTCTGGCTGATCCTGGGCGATCGCCTGCACCAGGGTGAGTAAGTCCCGCTCTGGCACCGCGCCCACCAGATCCCATACCTGTTCCACCCTCACGGGGCCGGGCAAGAGGCTCAACTGATCTAAGAGACTCTCCGCATCTCGCAGTCCTCCCTGAGCAATTTGACCCACCAGTTCCAGGGCATCGGGGGTAATTTGAATCTGCTCTTGGTGGGCGATCGCCCCCAAATGCCCCACCATCGCCTCTAGGGGAATGCGACGAAAATCAAACCGTTGACAGCGGGAAATAATCGTCGGTAAAACCCGCTGGGGGTCGGTGGTCGCTAGGACAAACACAACCCGGGGCGGGGGTTCCTCCAAAGTTTTCAACAGAGCATTGAAGGCCGCCACCGATAACATGTGGCATTCATCGATCACATAGACTTTGTAACGACATTGGACGGGGGCAAATTGAGCTCGTTCAATCAACTCCCGGATGTTATCGACCCCGGTATTGCTGGCGGCATCGATTTCAATCACATCCAGTGCTGCCCCGCGGATGATGGACAGACAAACTTCACAGACTCCGCAGGGGTGTTCCGTGGGTCGATCTTCCTGAATACAGTTGAGAGACTTGGCAAGAATCCGGGCACTGGAAGTTTTACCCGTTCCCCGTGGCCCGGTAAATAGGTAAGCTGGGGCGATCCGTTGCTGGCGCAGTGCGTTTGTCAAGGTGGTGGCGATCGCGGTTTGCCCCACCAACTGGGCAAAGGTTTGGGGTCGATACTTATGGTGAAGCGGTTCGTAGGTCACAATCGCCAGCGCCGGGAGGGAGTGGGTAAGCTGTCTATCGCCAACTTCGGATCACAGGTTCACGCAACAGTTCGCGGTTGCCTTGGGTCACCGTCAGGAAAATGCCCCGAGGGGTATCCGCCAAGATATAGAGCACATCTCCATTGACCGCTTCAAAATAGCTCCCTTGGGGAGCGTAGTCCTTGAGGGGGAGGCGAATTCGTTGCTGGGGATCTGCTTTGGCAACCCCCACGTAGAAACCAGGCAGATCGCCCCCGCAGATGCTAACCCAAAAGCTGCGGGTTTCGGTAGCGACAAAAACACTTTCCCCTGGTTGACAATAGTCCGGTGAATTTTGGGCCATCTGCATCGGGCGATCGCCCCCTCTCAACGGAGGCGCCTCAGTCCCTCCGCCAACCGATGCCAGAACCCCACTGATCCATCCCAGCCCCAGTAAAACCGCCGGCACAAGTCTATGGAGTAGTCGTCGTAGACGCACCATCTTTCTATTTCTCCGCGCAATCCTTCGCAAGCTTTCAACGTTGAGTTGGTGCCTCAAGAGTTTTCAAAGGGGACATTTTTGAGGATTTCCCCCCATGAATACGGGTCTTGACAGACCCCTAGGGTGAGTGTAACCCGTTCATTGCGGAATCGGGGCAGACTGCCAGAGGCGATCGCCCTGAACCAGGGTATGCACCTGCCATGACGTCTGGGTATGGGGATAATCCAAGCGATAATGACTGCCTCGACTTTCGGTGCGAAAGAGCGCACTCTGCAAAATCCCATCGGCAATGTCCAGCAGGTTCTGGGTCTCACCCCAGTACCGCAAACTGGCAGCAGGTTCTGGGTCAGCAGGTAACTCCCAGGAGACACCAGGAGGCAAGGATGCTAGAAATTGGCTGAGGGGGAAAGCGGCAAAGGATTGTCGCCAATCTGTGACTTGGGCGATCGCCCGCTGGAGATCGAGAAGTTGCCGACAGATCCCCGCCCCTTGCCATATGAGTTGGGGGAGTTGTTGGCGCAGGGAATGGATCGCATGGATCTGAGGCAGGGTGAGTAAGTTGGGTGGCAGCTGCAAGGCTGGCCGGAGAGGATTTGAGAGGGCTGGAATCTTGCAGCCCTCTCTCCCTAGGGGCAATTCCGCCATTTGCATCCCAAAGACCAGGCACTCCAGCAGGGAATTACTCGCCAGACGATTGGCACCATGCACCCCCGTACTAGCCGTTTCCCCCACCGCGTAGAGACCTGGGATGGAGGTCTGCCCGACGAGATCCGTCGTAATTCCCCCCATCCAGTAATGGGCAGCAGGAGCCACCGGAATCCGCTGCTGGGTAACATCAATCCCCCACTGTTGGCAGACCCGCAGAATGTTAGGGAAGCGGTGGTGCAGCGTTTCTGGGGGTAGGGGACGCAGATCTAGCCAGACATGGGCTGGGTGATCTGGATAGCGGTGGGCAAAGGTTTGCAGATGACTGTAAATCGCCCGACTGACGACATCCCTGGGGGCTAATTCCCCACTGGGATGGTAGTCAAAGGCAAATCGATGCCCCCGACTGTCAACCAAGTGTGCCCCTTCCCCCCCGCACTGCTTCACTGATGAGAAATCGTGGGGCTCCCGGACAGGTGAGAGCCGTGGGATGAAATTGCACAAATTCTAAATCCCGAACTTCAGCCCCTGCCCGCCAAGCTAGCGCCACCCCATCTCCGGTGCTCCCCTGGGGATTTGTGGTTTGGGCATAGACCTGACCTCCGCCTCCGGTGGCTAAAATCACTGCGTTGGCTCGAACCCAGAGAATGCGATCGCCGTGAACCAATGAGACTCCCTGACAGCGGTGTCCCTGAGCATCCATCCATAGATTCAAGACAAAGGTTTCTGAGAACAGATGAATGTGGGAGTGCTGTAAGACCTGGTGAATCAGGGTGGTGATGATCGCCTGCCCCGTGGTATCAGCCGCATGGAGCACCCGTCGTCGGGAGTGGGCTGCTTCTAAGGTGAGTGCCAGTTCTCCCTGCTGTCCCCGATCAAATCCCACCCCCATGTCTAGGAGCTTTTGAATACACCGGGGGGCTTGCTGTACCAGTAGTTCCACCGCATCCGGTTCACAGAGCCCCGCCCCTGCCCGCAGGGTGTCCTGAATGTGTAACTGGGGGGAGTCATCTGCCGAGATGGCGACAGCAATGCCCCCCTGTGCCCACCCACTGGCAGACAGCGACAGGGAATCCTTCGTGATCAGTCCCACACGAAGCGTTGGGGGCAAACACAGGGCTGCATACAGTCCAGCTGCTCCACCACCGATAATCAAGACATCAAAAGGACTGGACAGCCGGGATAACGATGCCAACTCTGGAGGATTCAACGTCCGATCCCATCAAACATAAAAAACTGCTCTCTGTTGGCGATACCAGGGATGAATTCCCTTGGGTCCCACCCAGGAATCCCAGAGAGCAAAAAAAATCATCCCTTTAAATTATCTCCGGCAGTCAGTGACTGGGAGCGATCCTGGGAGCGAGAAGGCTCAAGGTTCAACTACTCTCCCGGTTTAGCGATAGATCCCGTTATTGTAGCGATCGCCCCCTTCCACCAGCGCCGATTCGACATCCGTGACGGTAAAATTCCCCAGATTGCTCTGCAAGACCGATTTCTGGACATCGTTTAAGCCAGGGATGGCTAGCACCTCATCCACGGACGCATAGGGGGCATTTTCCACAATGATGCGAGCGAGGTTCGGATACATTCCCGCATACTGACGAAAGGCACGGACATTGGTGTTATTCAAATCAATCTTTTTACCAAAATCAGTGCCGAGCTTATCATCCACTGTATTTCGGATCGGCTCTTCCACGGCTAAAACTGCGGTGGCACGTACCTGATTGAAATCTATAGCAAGGGCAGGCTGAGGGAGGCCAAACCATCCCAGTAATCCAATGCCTAAACTCAAAACCGTCAATAAGTGAATGAATCGTTTCATAAATTCTTGCCTCTGACTCTTAGACTGCGTTCTAGACACATCATCTCTTTGAGACTACCATTTCCCCTGATCATAAAAGTCAATTTCTCCTTCCCTTAAAAGTTACAATTCTTAATGTTTTAAGAATAATAAGTCTCCGTTTCCTTCGCGGTTCCCAAGTTCTCTAATTGGGACAGCTCGACCCATTCACTGGCACAGGGAAACTCGAGCATGTTGACAATGAAGCTGCTGAGATCCTCAAAGGAACCCGCATAGGTTAGCATCGGAGACTCATAGCCCTTTAAACTGACCTGATGCTGCTGGAAAATATTGTGGTGGCCGAGAAGCTTGGACAGCAGGCGATAGGTTGTTTCTCCCAGGGCAAAGTCAAGGCTGATTTGTTTGGTGATCGTCTCTAATCGAAAGGCCTCATTCACCGTATCCCCTAAGGCTGTGTAGTCCGGGCGATCGCCACTGCCCGTATTCCCCACCATGGCATAGCCGGTATTGATGCCAGCCCCAACCCGCAACTGGAAAGGCACGGGGTAGAGGTTGCACAGTTCGCTGGTCATGTGATGAAAACTTTGGAGAGCCTGCAAAATCTGGAGCATTTCTCGGTGACCCACCCCCTGGGTGCCGTGAATCCAGACGGCCATGACGGCATCACCAATGTATTTGTCAACCCAGCTTCCATGCTCCCGAATAATGTCCCCTGCCCGCCGGAACCAGGTGCCAATCAACTCCGAGAGAATTTTCTCATCCATTTGCCGTGCTAACACGGTGAAGTTACGGATATCCACCACCAGCACCGAAATCAGGCTGCGGACGTGGAGAGCTGCGGTCGCCGTGTATTCCTTAGAGCCAGAGTTGTCGGTGGCCACAGGTGCATGGGAGGGGCAACAGAACTCTAGTTCACTCTGACCAAAGGTGAGGTGATCGCCATTGTGCAAAATGACTGGAATACTGACCCGACGACCATTGATAAAAGAACCATTCCGACTGCCCAAGTCAATCAGATAAAAATTCCCCCGTTTCCATATACTGCAACATGGCATGGTTCCGGGAAATCCAGCGGTCTATCAGCACAAAGTTGCTGTCACTACTCCGGCCAATTGTCCAGTAGTAACCGCCAACCAGTGGGAAATAGCGATCGCCAAACTCAGTTCTAAGAATGAGATGAGGAACAGCTTGCAAAGTATCTGAAGAGTGGAAGGGTGAGACCCGCTCATTTACAATGACGCATCAGACAAAATCATACGCCAGAGTTACCTAGAATAGGGTCGTATTGATGATTGATATCGGTACAAGCCTCGATCTTTGGCTACAGGTACCCTGGGTGCGGTGACTGTCGTCCATCTGCCCAGAGATGGTGAGCGGCTCGAGCCTAACTTCACGAGTGAGGAGGGCAAGACAGCTATTAGCGCTTTGCCAGCGCAGATTGAATGGTCGCTGGTAATTGCCGCAGGATTTTCCCCTTTTCCCGATCCACAGCCACCAAGGTCACTTGGGCACTGACATAGAGTTCTGAGGCGTTCGGAGACTGAATTTGATAGTCCCAGAGAATTCTCACCCCTTCTAAATCCGCCATCCGGGCTTTCACCAAGGCAGTCTGCCCCATCCGTACCGGGCGATGATAGCGTACCGACAATTCAACGACGGGCAGATCACAACCCATTCCCACCAAGGTGGCAAAATCGATCCCCAGTTGGTGCAGGTATTCGACTCGGGCTTCCTCCATCCAGGTGAGATAAGTGCCATGCCAGACTACACCAGCATAGTCTGTGTGATGGGGATAGGCTTGAACCAGATACTCAAACCAATCACCGGACGTTCCCTGAGAGCAGCTTTGGAGATCAGGTTTCGGTGGTAATTGGGGTTGAAATTGTGTCGCCGTATTGTTCATCCTTTGCCAACGCATTCCTCCAACAATATGCTCTTATAGCATCTTTAGCGTCCTTTGCTCACTGATGCTGGCAAGAAATCCCAATCTTTCTGATCATGGGTGAGTTTGAAACAATTCTTAAACCAGGGCGATCGCATTTTTTTATAATCCCCAGCCAGCCCTAGCCTGGAAGTACAATTACTTATACGAACCAACGTTGAGATCTAAATTGGATCCATCTCCAATCCAGAGGCAACGTTGGTTGCAAAGAGCAATATTGAGATTGAGGGGCGTTTGACGCATCTTAGACCATTATCGAAATCTTTCCCAAGGGCGAGCTGACACGTCAGCGCCTGTGAGATCCCAGAGAATGAGATCAACTGAAACGATTTGAGCAGACTGAACTCCATAGGGAAGCGCGACCATGATAGAAAAAACTTTTACTCGCAGATTCTGGCACCGGTCAGTCCGAACAAATGCTCAGAAGCCTGATGGAAATTCCATCCATTCAACGTGCTACCGTGACAGTTCTGCACGTTGTTCCTCCCCAAGTAACCGCTGAGGCCATGACTGACAAGTGGGAAGCAGGGGGTAAAACCCTCGCTGCCGCAATTCAAGCCCTTCGGCTCGATCCGAACTATGTCACGGCAATGCTCCGCCAAGGCGATCCCAAAGACATTGTTTGTAAAGTCGCTGAAGAAATCGACACCGATTTAATCATCATGGGATCGCGAGGGCTGAAGCGACTGGAATCAATTCTAGAAAACTCTGTCAGTCAGTACGTTTTCCAACTTTCCGCCCGACCGATGCTATTGGTCAAGGATGATATCTATGTCCGTAAGATCAACCGGATTATGGTTGCCATTGATCCATCCGATGCTGCCAAACAGGGGTTGAAACTGGCGCTCTACCTACTCCGAGACATCAAAGGCGGGCAGTTAACCCTGGTGCACATCAATGAAGATCCCAAGTCGGGGGCCGATGTCTCCGGGACACTTGCTGAGAAAGAACCGAGTTTGGCTGCTGCCGTTACCGAGGCTAAGAAGTTCGGTGTTCCCTACCGCTGCATTGCCAGCTCGGGGAAACCAGGGGAAGTCTTGTGCCGACTCGCCCAGGAAACCAATGCTGATCTGCTGGTGCTCGGTTCTCCCGATCGCCGTCCGTCCATTGCTCGGAGCATGCCTGACTTGGATCGACTCCTAGGTACCTCCCTCTCTGACTACGTGCGAGTTCACGCAGAGTGTCCGGTGTTGCTGGCTAGGACGGCCGCCTAGCCTTGGGCGGGAATCCATAAAACAAGCACCAGAAATAATCACTTCTGGTGCTTGGTTTTTTAGCGAAACAGGTATGACGTTTCCAAGAAGTCTTGAAATTTTGGTCAGCTTCCTTGCTTACCCGTCTGAATGTACAAAATCAATAGAAAGACGCTTGGCACCAAGACAAATAAGATGCTGGCAACAAACCCTAAGTCATTGACTTCCATTGCATCTGCCCCTAATACACATGAAATGCTGATCCACAGAATACCACTTCATGAATCGACCCGTTCTCCCCAGGGTCAGTTTTACAGTTTTGGCTCACGGTTTCGTCTTCACCGTCACAGGGCCTTGGACAACAACTTGGCAGGCTAACCGATAGGTATCTGGCTTCTTTTTTAACTTACGGGTTTCAAAATCACTGCGGGGCGAGAGATTCTCGGCACCCTCCACAATCTCAACCACACAGGTTCCACACTGACCGTAGCCGCCACAGTTCGTCATTTTGCCAACGAAGGTGTAGATATCCACTCCATTCTCTAGGGCCTGCAGTCGCAAGTTAGCTCCATCCGCAGCCACAACTTCCCGGCCTTCTTTAAGAAACGTAATATTTGCCATCCCTAATTTCCTGGTTCCTTCACAGGAAATTATAAAGAAAAGTGAGCATTTTTTGCTAATTGTAAACCTTCCGATGACTTCCTGAGGCCGCTTGCACGGAGACGGAATTCATGGTTACAATTCTTTAGATTCTTTTTCATAAACAAACCACAAGATTAACTTCCAGTTATGAGTGGAATTGCAACCGTCCAAAGTGGCACAATAGCTTCAAAGGAACGGGGGATTGGTGGAGTCTGAAGCTCAATCATCTGACAGAGTCATCTGAATGTTGCCACTGAAGCTTGGTAACCTGATAGGTGGGACTTAAAATACCCATCGATCAGGGATTCAGAAGGCTAAGGTTCAAGACTACAGGGGCACTTCCTCTGACGGTCATCTTAAATCAGGATTGATTTGAGGAATCTGGAATCTGAGTCATATGGGTATTGAGTTTCATTTTTTAACAAACAGGATGGGCAAATCCCAGCTTTTGCGGCGCAGACCCCTGCTCCGAAGTTGCGGAAACGATCTGACCTGGAGTTTCAGTCTCCTGATGCTGTTCAGGTCATCTGAGGGCATCAGCACTGACAACTTTAATAAGCTGCTGAAACCAGCGTAGAAGAAGTAGATGTATTAAGAGGAGGCGCGTAGTCAATGGGACTACCCTGGTATCGAGTACACACGGTCGTCCTGAATGACCCCGGGCGACTAATTGCTGTACACCTAATGCACACCGCTCTGGTGGCTGGCTGGGCTGGCTCTATGGCTTTGTATGAGCTAGCCATTTTTGATCCAAGTGACGCTGTTCTCAACCCGATGTGGCGTCAGGGTATGTTTGTGCTGCCATTCATGGCTCGCTTAGGCGTGACCAAGTTCCTGGGGAGGATGGAGCATTACCGGTGAATCTGTTGCAGATCCTGGTTTTTGGTCATTTGAGGGGGTTGCTAGCGTTCATATCGTCCTGGCGGGGTTGCTGTTCCTGGCAGCTTGCTGGCATTGGGTCTACTGGGATTTGGAGCTATTCAGAGATCCCCGAACAGGTGAGTCCGCCTTGGATCTACCTAAGATGTTTGGCATTCACCTGTTTCTGTCTGGTCTACTGTGTTTTGGTTTTGGGGCATTTCACCTGACGGGTCTGTTTGGACCAGGAATGTGGGTCTCCGATCCCTACGGCCTGACGGGTAGCATCCAACCCGTTGCTCCCGCATGGGGCCCCGATGGCTTCAACCCCTTCAATCCCGGAGGGATTGTCGCCCATCATATTGCGGCTGGTATTGTCGGCATCATTGCTGGGCTCTTTCATCTGAGTGTTCGTCCCCCCCAGCGACTCTACAAAGCGTTGCGGATGGGGAATATTGAGACTGTACTCTCTAGCAGTATTGCCGCTGTGTTCTTTGCTGCTTTTGTGGTGGCAGGAACGATGTGGTATGGAAGCGCTGCGACTCCCATTGAGTTGTTTGGCCCTACTCGCTACCAGTGGGATGGTGGCTACTTCCAGCAAGAGATTGATCGTCGTGTGCAGTCCAGTTTGGCAGATGGAAAAACTCCTGAAGCTGCTTGGTCTGCGATCCCTGAGAAGCTAGCCTTCTATGACTATGTCGGCAACAGCCCTGCGAAGGGAGGTTTGTTCCGAACTGGGCCGATGAACCAGGGGGATGGATTGGCTCAAAGTTGGTTGGGTCATCCTGTCTTTAGAGACAGTGCTGGTCGGGAATTAAGCGTTCGCCGACTACCGAACTTCTTCGAGAACTTCCCAGTTGTTCTCTCTGATCAAGATGGGGTAGTTCGTGCAGACATCCCCTTCCGTCGGGCTGAGTCTCGCTACAGCTTCGAGCAAGCAGGAATTACGGCTAGTTTCTACGGTGGCGCTTTGAATGGGCAGACCTTTACTGACCCAGCAACGGTCAAACAATATGCCCGGCGTGCCCAATTGGGTGAAGTGTTTGAGTTTGATCGGGAAACCTTGAACTCGGATGGAGTCTTCCGTACCAGTCCTCGTGGCTGGTTTACCTTTGGCCATGCGGTCTTTGCCCTCCTCTTCTTCTTCGGCCACATTTGGCACGGATCTCGGACACTCTTCCGAGATGTGTTTGCTGGGGTTGATCCAGATCTAGAGGAACAAGTTGAGTTTGGTCTCTTCCAAAAGGTGGGTGATCTGACAACTCGCAAGAAGGAAGCTGTCTAAGCTTTTCTCCTCAATGACAGAATGGCCTAACCCCTCCTGTGATTCTTCGCAGCTGATTTGTTAGGC
Coding sequences within:
- a CDS encoding FHA domain-containing protein, whose protein sequence is MQAVPHLILRTEFGDRYFPLVGGYYWTIGRSSDSNFVLIDRWISRNHAMLQYMETGEFLSD
- a CDS encoding acyl-CoA thioesterase, whose amino-acid sequence is MNNTATQFQPQLPPKPDLQSCSQGTSGDWFEYLVQAYPHHTDYAGVVWHGTYLTWMEEARVEYLHQLGIDFATLVGMGCDLPVVELSVRYHRPVRMGQTALVKARMADLEGVRILWDYQIQSPNASELYVSAQVTLVAVDREKGKILRQLPATIQSALAKR
- the psbM gene encoding photosystem II reaction center protein PsbM yields the protein MEVNDLGFVASILFVLVPSVFLLILYIQTGKQGS
- a CDS encoding 2Fe-2S iron-sulfur cluster-binding protein; translated protein: MANITFLKEGREVVAADGANLRLQALENGVDIYTFVGKMTNCGGYGQCGTCVVEIVEGAENLSPRSDFETRKLKKKPDTYRLACQVVVQGPVTVKTKP